From a region of the Saccharomyces paradoxus chromosome IV, complete sequence genome:
- the TPI1 gene encoding triose-phosphate isomerase TPI1 (Triose phosphate isomerase, abundant glycolytic enzyme~similar to YDR050C), with product MARTFFVGGNFKLNGSKQSIKEIVERLNTASIPENVEVVICPPATYLDYSVSLVKKPQVTVGAQNAYLKASGAFTGENSVDQIKDVGAKWVILGHSERRSYFHEDDKFVADKTKFALGQGVGVILCIGETLEEKKAGKTLDVVERQLNAVLEEVKDWTNVVVAYEPVWAIGSGLAATPEDAQDIHASIRKFLASKLGDKAASELRILYGGSANGSNAVTFKDKADVDGFLVGGASLKPEFVDIINSRN from the coding sequence ATGGCCAGAACTTTCTTTGTCGGTGGTAACTTTAAATTGAACGGTTCCAAACAATCCATTAaggaaattgttgaaaGATTGAACACTGCTTCTATCCCAGAAAACGTCGAAGTTGTTATCTGTCCTCCAGCTACCTACTTGGACTACTCTGTCTCTTTGGTTAAGAAGCCACAAGTCACTGTCGGTGCTCAAAACGCCTACTTGAAGGCTTCTGGTGCTTTCACTGGTGAAAACTCCGTTGACCAAATCAAGGATGTTGGTGCTAAGTGGGTTATTTTGGGTCACTCTGAAAGAAGATCTTACTTCCACGAAGACGACAAGTTTGTTGCTGACAAAACTAAGTTCGCTCTAGGTCAAGGTGTCGGTGTCATCTTGTGTATCGGTGaaactttggaagaaaagaaggccGGTAAGACTTTGGATGTTGTCGAAAGACAATTGAACGCTGTCTTGGAAGAAGTTAAGGACTGGACTAACGTCGTTGTCGCTTACGAACCAGTCTGGGCCATTGGTAGCGGTTTGGCTGCTACTCCAGAAGATGCTCAAGACATTCACGCTTCCATCAGAAAGTTCTTGGCTTCCAAGTTGGGTGACAAGGCTGCCAGCGAATTGAGAATCCTATACGGTGGTTCCGCTAACGGTAGCAACGCCGTTACCTTCAAGGACAAGGCTGATGTCGATGGTTTCTTGGTCGGTGGTGCTTCTTTGAAGCCAGAATTTGTTGATATCATCAACTCTAGAAACTAA